The region GTGGACTTATGTCAACTGGCTGGTGAAACTGGCGGCTTTTGCCTGGGTGTTGACCCTGTTCGCGCCTGTACCTGCCGCCCCTGCCCTGCTGGGGGTCATCGCCGGCGATCTCACCAGCGTGCTGCCGGTGCATGGCGTGGCCGGCGCGGGCACCTATGAAGCGGGAGTGGTGGCGGCACTGCTGCCCCTGGGGCTGGACGCCGGGGCGGCCTTGCGCGGGGCGGTCAATCTGCATCTGTTCATTCTGGCCAGCACGGTGCTGGGGGGGGCTGCAAGCCTGTTGATCCGGACGCCGCCCCGTGAATGAAGCCCTGCTGCTGTGGATCAACCGGGACTGGGCCCACCCCGCCCTGGATGCCTTGTCCACCTGGCTGTCGTCCCGGGGGGGCTTCGCTTTTCCGCTGCTGGCCTTGTTGCTGATCGGTTTCGTGAGCCGCTGGGGCAAAGCGGGGGCCAGGCTGTGGCTCATGGCGCTGCTGGTGATCGGCAGCGGGGATCTTCTTGGCAACGTGTTGAAAAATGCTTTCCAGCACCCCCGCCCCTGTTTCGAACTGGCCGGGCAGGTGCGCCTCCCCGGCCAGCCACCCGGCGCTGCCTGCGGCCCCAATCTCACCGGCATGCCCTCCAATCACGCGCTGAATTTCTTCGCCGCGGCCATGTTTTTGAGCCTGGTGCTGGGGGGGCGGGCGCGCAGTCTGTTCCTGGTGGCGGCGCTGGTGGCCTTGTCCCGGGTGTATCTGGGCAAGCATTACCCCGCACAAGTCCTGGTGGGGGGCGGCATCGGCATCCTTTGGGGCCTGCTGTGGGCGCGCTTTGGGGTAAAATACGCCCCCTTGCCCGCGTCAGCGCGGCCGTCCCAATTGAACTGGCCCCCCATGAGCACCACCGAACAAACCGAGCTGCCCCACCGTTTGTCCATCGTCGTCCCCCTGTACAACGAACAAGACAGCGTCACCCCCCTGGTCCAGCGGGTGCACGAGTGTCTGGCGCACTACCATCACCCCTGGGAGCTGATCCTGGTCTCCGACGGCAGCAGCGACGGCACCGAGAGTGAGATGCAGGCCGCCCGCGAAAAATGGGGCCGCCATGTGCGCCTGATTTATCTGCAACGCAATTTCGGCCAGACCGCCGCCATGCAGGCGGGCATCGACGCCACCCGGGGCGATGTCATCGTCACCATGGACGGCGACTTGCAAAACGACCCGGTCGACATTCCCCGCCTGGTTAAGCGCTTGCTGGAGGAAAACCTGGATCTGGTCTCGGGCTGGCGCCAGAACCGCCAGGACAATCTGATCCGCAAAATCCCCTCGCGCCTGGCCAACAAGCTCATCGGCCAAATCACCGGCGTGCCTCTGCACGATTACGGCTGCAGCCTGAAAGTGTTCCGCGCCCCGGTGATCAAAAGCGTGCGCCTCTACGGCGAAATGCACCGCTTCATCCCCGCCTGGCTGGCCGCCAACACCTCGCCGGCGCGCATCAAGGAAGAAGTGGTGCACCACCACGCGCGGCAGTTCGGCCAGTCCAAATACGGCCTCGGCCGCACCTTCCGGGTGTTGCTGGATTTGCTGGCGGTGTATTTCTTCATGCGCTTCCGGGCCCGGCCGGGGCATTTCTTCGGCCGTATCGGCCTGATCTTCGGCGCTTTGGGAGGCGCGGGGCTGACCTATCTCGCCTTTGTCAAACTGGCCCTGGGCGAGAGCATCGGCACCCGGCCTTTGTTGTTGATCAGCGTGCTGTTCGTGGTGGTGTCGGTGCAGTTTCTCACCACCGGCGTGCTGAGCGAAATGATGGCGCGCACCTATTACGAATCATCCGACACCCGCTCCTATCTGATCCGCGCAGACAGCGCCAGCGCCAACAACGGCGAGGCCGCGTGGAACGAGCCGGCTTAAAGACGGTGCCCCGCCGGGACGGGCTGGCCCTGGCCCTGTTGGCCGCGGCCCTGGTTCTGTTCAAGGCCTGGCTCACCCGCGCCGCGGGGGTGGACATGCATTGGGACGAGGCCCAGTACTGGGAATGGTCCCGCCACCTGGACTGGAGTTATTACTCCAAAGGCCCTTGGGTGGCCTGGCTCATCGCCCTGTCGGAAGTCCTGTTCGGCCACGGCGAGTGGCAGACGCGCCTGCCCGCCTGGCTGGCCCACGGCGCCCTGCTGGCCCTCGTTTACGCCTTCGCCTTCGAGGTGTGGCGGCAGCGTGCGGCGGCCTGGTGGGCGGTGGCACTGGTGCTGCTCACGCCCACTTATTTCACCTTGTCCCTGGTAATGACCACGGACATCTGGCTGTTTTTGTTTTGGACCTGGGGTTTGTGGGCGGCCTATCGCGCCCTGATTCACGGCCGCTCCCGCGCCTGGCTGGAAGCGGGGGCGGCGGTGGGCCTGGGCACCCTGACCAAGCTCAGCATCGGCCTGCTCCCCGCCGCCGTGGGCTTGGCGGTGCTGCTTGTGCCACGCTGGCGGCATCAGCTGCGCTCGCCCCATCTGTGGGGTGGGCTGGGTTTGATGGTGCTGCTCATGAGCCCGGTGATTCTGTGGAATGCCGCCCACGACTGGGTGATGCTGCGGCACGAAGCGGGCCATGTGGGCCATCAAAGCTGGTCGCTGGAGCGGGGCCTGGTGTTTTTGCTGGAACAGGCGGGGGCCCTCTCCCCCCTCATCGTCGCTGTGGGGCTCACGGTGTGGTGGCGCCCGCCAGCGGAACCGGGACCGCGCCTGCTGTGGGGGCTGTCCCTGGGCTGGCTCGCATTTTTCTTCATCAAGGCCCTGGGCGCCAAGGTGCAGCTCAATTGGCCGGCGCCGGTCTACCTGGGGCTGCTGATTCTGCTGGCCGGCCATCTGCCGCAGTCCAGCGCCCTCAAAAGACGCCTGGTTTACGGTGGTTTCGTCCTGTCGCTGGTCCTGATGACGGTGGCCTATTTCCCCTACTCCTTCGGCCTCAGCGCCCGGCAGGATCCCTTTAAGGAAGTGCGGGCCTGGCGTGCACCCATCGAGGCCCTGGCCCGGCAGGCGCCGGCGGTTGATTTTATTGTCGTGCCCAATTACAAACTGGCCGGGGAGGTCGCCTTCTACTGGCCCCGCCCCCTGCCGGTGTACGTGCTCAGCACCGCCGGGCGCCGTTTCAACCAACACGATCTGTGGCCGGGACTGGAGCAGGAGACGGGACGCACCGGCTTATGGATCAGCACCGGAGCGGCGTTGCCCGCTGCATTCACCCGCGCCTTCGCCCGCTGCCGCACCACTGCCGCCGTGGCCGCGGGCACCCCCGGCGGCGTCCTGAGAACCCTGCACAGCGCCCGGTGCAGCGATTACCGGCCTGTCTCCTGGCCGCAGCCGGGCAGTTATTGAACCGGGCTAATCGGTGCCCCGGTCCACATGGCCGTTGGGCAGGGTGCCGCCGAACCCCTGGGGCGCCGCTGGCCGCTCGGCCATGGCGATGTAGTCGCGGCGGGCGTGACCATCGTAGATCTGGCGGGGACGGCCGATGCGCTGATCGGGCTCGCTGATCATTTCCATCCATTGCGCCACCCAGCCCACGGTGCGGGCAATGGCGAACATGACAGTGAACATATTGGTGGGAATCCTCAGCGCCTTGTAGATCAGCCCCGAATAGAAATCCACATTGGGGTAGAGCTTGCGGGCGATGAAGTAATCGTCTTTGAGCGCCACCTCTTCCAGACGCAGGGCCAGTTCGAACAAGGGGTCGCTGTCGTCGCCCAGTTTTTCCAGCACTTCATGGCACATCTGGCGGATGATCTTGGCGCGCGGATCGTAATTCTTGTACACCCGGTGGCCGAAGCCCATCAGGCGGAAGGGGTCGTTTTTGTCTTTGGCCTTGGCGATGAACCGGGGTATGCGCCTGACATCGCCGATTTCATTGAGCATGTTGAGCACCGCCTCGTTGGCACCGCCGTGGGCCGGCCCCCACAGGGCGGCGATGCCCGAGGCGATGCAGGCGAAGGGGTTGGCGCCGGAACTGCCCGCCAGGCGCACGGTGGAGGTGGAGGCATTTTGCTCATGGTCGGCATGCAAAATGAAAATCAGATCCAGAGCCCTTTCCGCCACCGGGTCCACCACGTACTCTTCGGTGGGCACGGAGAACATCATGTTCAGAAAGTTGCCGGCGTAGCTCAGATGGTTGCGCGGGTAGACGAAGGGCTCACCGATGGAATGTTTGTAACTGGCCGCGGCGATGGTGGGCATTTTGGCGATCATGCGGTGGGCCGCCACCTCCCGGTGGCGCGGGTTACGAATGTCGGTGGAATCGTGATAAAACGCCGACAGCGAGCCCACCACCCCCACCATGGTGGCCATGGGATGCGCATCGTGATAAAAGCCCCGGTAGAAGCTTTTCAGGCTTTCGTTGATCATGGTGTGGCGGGTGATGACCTCAGTAAAAGCGGCAAGCTGCCCGCTGCTGGGCAACTCGCCATAGAGCATCAAATAAGCCACCTCCAAAAAGGTGCTTTTTTCCGCCAGTTGCTCAATGGGATAGCCGCGATAGAGCAACACCCCCTGGTCGCCGTCGATATAGGTGATAGCGCTGCGGCAGCTGGCGGTGGAGACAAAGCCGGGGTCGAAGGTGAGACAGCCGGTTTCCTTGTACAGGGCGCTGATCTCGATGGCAGGGGGGCCGTGGGTGCCGCGCCGCACCGGCAGTTCGACCTGCTTGCCGGTGGCATTGTCGATAAAGGTGACGGTGGGGGGCGCATCGCTCATGGGGGGGCTCCTTGCTAATCGGGCAGGCCGGCGAGAGCATCGCGCAGGGGCTGGGCGGATGCGGCCAGCGCCGCTTGTTCTTCTTCCGTTAACGGCAGCTCCACGACTTTTTCCACGCCGTCGCGGCCGAGCCGGGTGGGCACACCCAGGGCCAGACCGCGCATGCCGTATTCCCCCTCCAGCACCGCCACGCAGGGCATGAGGCGTTTGCGGTCATGGACGATGGCGTCCACCATGGCGGCCACGGCGGCGGCGGGGGCATCGTAGGCGCTGGAGGTTTTTTTCAGGGCGACGATCTCCGCCCCGCCCTGGCGCGTTTTCTCCACCACGCGGGCGCGGGCCTCGTCGTTCAGGAAATGGCTGAGGGGGACGCCGGCGATGGTGGTATAGCGCAGCAACGGCACCATGGCATCGCCGTGGCCGCCTATGACCATGGCGCTGATGTCGCGCACGGAAAAACCGCTCTCACGGGCGACGAAACTGGCCATGCGGGCGCTGTCCAGCACCCCGGACAGGCCGAAGACCCGCCGCCGCGCCCAGCCCAGTTTCTGCCAGGTACAGAAGGTGAGCAGGTCCACCGGGTTGCTCACCACCAGCACAAAAGCGTCGTAGGCATAGCGGGCGACGTGCTCGGCAATGCCCGCCAGGATCTGGCGGTTCGCGGCCAGCAGATCCAAGCGGCTCATGCCCGGTTTGCGCGGCAGCCCGGCGGTGATGATGACCAGGTCAGCCCCGCGCATCAGGGCCGGATCGGCGCCGCCGCGGATTTCGGTGTCGAATTCGAACAGGGGCGCGGATTCCTGGATGTCCAGGGCCACCCCCCGGGCCTGCCCGGCGTCCAGGCCGATCAGCACCAGTTCCCGGCAGAGCTGGTCCTTGGCCAGATTCTGGGCAGTGGATTCACCCACACGCCCGGGTCCCACGATCACGATCTTGTCCATGGCATCCCTCTCCTTTCCGGTGGCGGCGAAGGGGACTATGGCGGGCGCCACGATATTTGTAAAGCCGCCCGGGTCCTTTGCTATGATGGCGCTGACGTGTTGTCGGCAACGGTGTGCTATGCCGCTGATTCAAAACATCTCCCGCTGCGGCCGCGCCTGGCGGTCGCGCCTGGCGGGCGTGCTGGCGGGCGTGCTGGGCTTGGTTTCGGCCTGTGATCAGGCGCCGCCGGAACGAGCCCCCGGCCTGCTGGAGAAAATCCGCGCCCAGGGCGAATTGGTGGTGGCCACCCGGAATGCGCCCACCACGTACTACGAAAGCCGCGACGGCGAGGCGGGGCTGGAATACGACATGGCACGCGACTTTGCCGATCACCTGGGCGTGAAACTGCGCATCCTGGTGCGGGGAACGGTCAGCGAGGTACTTGCCGCCGTGCAAAACGGCGAGGCCCACCTGGCCGCCGCCGGCCTCAGCGTCACCGCCAAGCGGCGCAACAGCTTTTTGTTCGGCCCGGTCTACCAACAGGTGCGCCAGCAGGTGGTCTGCCGCCGCAGCGCCAAACTGCCGCGCTCGGTGGAAGAGCTGGCCGGCCGCAGGGTGCGAGTGCCTGCCGATACCAGCTATGCAGAACACCTGCTTACCCTGGACGGCGACCACCCCGGGCTGGAATGGGAAACCACCGCCGATGAGGACACAGAGCAACTGCTGGAAGCGGTGTGGCGCAAGCGGCTGGACTGCACGGTGGCGGATTCCAACATCGTGGCCATCAACCAGCGTTTTTTCCCGGAATTGGAGGTGGCCTTTGAATTGGGCCAGCCCCAGTCCCTGGCGTGGCTGCTGCCGCCGCAGGCCACGGATCTGCAACGGGTGCTCACCATGTGGTTCAAAGGCTTTCGGGAACGCGGCCGGCTGGAAGCAGTGCTGGAACGCTACTACGGTTTCGTCGAGGTGTTCGACTATGTGGACACCCGCCGCTTCACCCGCCGGGTGCGGCAGTTGCTGCCCAAATACAAAAAATGGTTTCAGGACGCCG is a window of Gammaproteobacteria bacterium DNA encoding:
- a CDS encoding UPF0104 family protein; its protein translation is WTYVNWLVKLAAFAWVLTLFAPVPAAPALLGVIAGDLTSVLPVHGVAGAGTYEAGVVAALLPLGLDAGAALRGAVNLHLFILASTVLGGAASLLIRTPPRE
- the mdh gene encoding malate dehydrogenase, producing MDKIVIVGPGRVGESTAQNLAKDQLCRELVLIGLDAGQARGVALDIQESAPLFEFDTEIRGGADPALMRGADLVIITAGLPRKPGMSRLDLLAANRQILAGIAEHVARYAYDAFVLVVSNPVDLLTFCTWQKLGWARRRVFGLSGVLDSARMASFVARESGFSVRDISAMVIGGHGDAMVPLLRYTTIAGVPLSHFLNDEARARVVEKTRQGGAEIVALKKTSSAYDAPAAAVAAMVDAIVHDRKRLMPCVAVLEGEYGMRGLALGVPTRLGRDGVEKVVELPLTEEEQAALAASAQPLRDALAGLPD
- the mltF gene encoding membrane-bound lytic murein transglycosylase MltF, translated to MPLIQNISRCGRAWRSRLAGVLAGVLGLVSACDQAPPERAPGLLEKIRAQGELVVATRNAPTTYYESRDGEAGLEYDMARDFADHLGVKLRILVRGTVSEVLAAVQNGEAHLAAAGLSVTAKRRNSFLFGPVYQQVRQQVVCRRSAKLPRSVEELAGRRVRVPADTSYAEHLLTLDGDHPGLEWETTADEDTEQLLEAVWRKRLDCTVADSNIVAINQRFFPELEVAFELGQPQSLAWLLPPQATDLQRVLTMWFKGFRERGRLEAVLERYYGFVEVFDYVDTRRFTRRVRQLLPKYKKWFQDAARRNDLDWMLLAAQAYQESHWKARAISPTGVRGIMMLTLTTARELGLKSRLDPKSSIYGGARYLARIRDRLPASLPEPDRSWAALAAYNVGYGHLMDARELATRFGKNPDAWSDLAEVLPLLAQKRHYSTVKHGYARGLEPVLYVNRIRNYRDMLERALQPAARKRASDT
- a CDS encoding glycosyltransferase family 39 protein produces the protein MERAGLKTVPRRDGLALALLAAALVLFKAWLTRAAGVDMHWDEAQYWEWSRHLDWSYYSKGPWVAWLIALSEVLFGHGEWQTRLPAWLAHGALLALVYAFAFEVWRQRAAAWWAVALVLLTPTYFTLSLVMTTDIWLFLFWTWGLWAAYRALIHGRSRAWLEAGAAVGLGTLTKLSIGLLPAAVGLAVLLVPRWRHQLRSPHLWGGLGLMVLLMSPVILWNAAHDWVMLRHEAGHVGHQSWSLERGLVFLLEQAGALSPLIVAVGLTVWWRPPAEPGPRLLWGLSLGWLAFFFIKALGAKVQLNWPAPVYLGLLILLAGHLPQSSALKRRLVYGGFVLSLVLMTVAYFPYSFGLSARQDPFKEVRAWRAPIEALARQAPAVDFIVVPNYKLAGEVAFYWPRPLPVYVLSTAGRRFNQHDLWPGLEQETGRTGLWISTGAALPAAFTRAFARCRTTAAVAAGTPGGVLRTLHSARCSDYRPVSWPQPGSY
- a CDS encoding citrate synthase → MSDAPPTVTFIDNATGKQVELPVRRGTHGPPAIEISALYKETGCLTFDPGFVSTASCRSAITYIDGDQGVLLYRGYPIEQLAEKSTFLEVAYLMLYGELPSSGQLAAFTEVITRHTMINESLKSFYRGFYHDAHPMATMVGVVGSLSAFYHDSTDIRNPRHREVAAHRMIAKMPTIAAASYKHSIGEPFVYPRNHLSYAGNFLNMMFSVPTEEYVVDPVAERALDLIFILHADHEQNASTSTVRLAGSSGANPFACIASGIAALWGPAHGGANEAVLNMLNEIGDVRRIPRFIAKAKDKNDPFRLMGFGHRVYKNYDPRAKIIRQMCHEVLEKLGDDSDPLFELALRLEEVALKDDYFIARKLYPNVDFYSGLIYKALRIPTNMFTVMFAIARTVGWVAQWMEMISEPDQRIGRPRQIYDGHARRDYIAMAERPAAPQGFGGTLPNGHVDRGTD
- a CDS encoding glycosyltransferase, with amino-acid sequence MNEALLLWINRDWAHPALDALSTWLSSRGGFAFPLLALLLIGFVSRWGKAGARLWLMALLVIGSGDLLGNVLKNAFQHPRPCFELAGQVRLPGQPPGAACGPNLTGMPSNHALNFFAAAMFLSLVLGGRARSLFLVAALVALSRVYLGKHYPAQVLVGGGIGILWGLLWARFGVKYAPLPASARPSQLNWPPMSTTEQTELPHRLSIVVPLYNEQDSVTPLVQRVHECLAHYHHPWELILVSDGSSDGTESEMQAAREKWGRHVRLIYLQRNFGQTAAMQAGIDATRGDVIVTMDGDLQNDPVDIPRLVKRLLEENLDLVSGWRQNRQDNLIRKIPSRLANKLIGQITGVPLHDYGCSLKVFRAPVIKSVRLYGEMHRFIPAWLAANTSPARIKEEVVHHHARQFGQSKYGLGRTFRVLLDLLAVYFFMRFRARPGHFFGRIGLIFGALGGAGLTYLAFVKLALGESIGTRPLLLISVLFVVVSVQFLTTGVLSEMMARTYYESSDTRSYLIRADSASANNGEAAWNEPA